The proteins below are encoded in one region of candidate division KSB1 bacterium:
- the hisC gene encoding histidinol-phosphate transaminase has protein sequence MSSWFKAAVLSMPGYVSPPQQNFRVKLNQNESPFDVPMKIKRELAEKAVELSWNRYPVNESPLLAQKLGERHGLGAENILLGNGSNQLFQTLLTAALEPNETVVYTVPTFSLYELYTAVYGGRSITVPKPPGEPYPLDRVLEAIRRLRPKLVYLCSPNNPTGEEIELAHVREICFAAEGLVLFDEAYAEFTDQTAVDLLPVCRNLIVSRTFSKAFSFAGLRFGYFIAAAEVIAELRKVNLPYNINLFTEAAALRLLDSEKEMLQRIDYILQERERLYQELCRFKQLLVYPSKANFLLLKPQTNLNLFLALKERGVLVRDVGSYPLLSGCVRVTVGLREENDLFLSVLKSVLEG, from the coding sequence GTGAGTTCCTGGTTCAAAGCGGCGGTTCTTTCCATGCCGGGCTATGTTTCGCCGCCGCAACAAAATTTCCGCGTCAAACTCAATCAAAACGAGAGTCCATTCGACGTCCCGATGAAAATCAAGCGGGAATTGGCGGAAAAAGCGGTCGAGTTATCCTGGAACCGCTATCCGGTCAATGAATCGCCGCTTCTTGCGCAAAAACTAGGCGAGCGGCATGGGCTCGGCGCCGAGAATATTTTGCTGGGAAACGGCTCCAACCAGCTGTTTCAAACTCTGCTCACCGCAGCGCTAGAGCCGAACGAGACGGTCGTTTATACCGTGCCGACCTTTTCATTGTACGAGCTCTATACGGCCGTTTACGGCGGCCGTTCCATAACGGTGCCCAAGCCGCCGGGCGAACCTTATCCGCTCGATCGCGTACTCGAGGCGATTCGCCGCCTGCGACCCAAACTGGTCTACCTTTGCTCGCCCAACAATCCCACCGGCGAGGAGATCGAACTCGCGCATGTTCGAGAGATTTGCTTTGCTGCGGAAGGCTTGGTGCTGTTCGATGAGGCTTATGCCGAGTTTACCGATCAAACCGCCGTGGACCTGCTGCCGGTCTGCCGCAATTTGATCGTTTCGCGGACCTTTTCCAAAGCCTTCAGCTTTGCCGGACTGCGTTTCGGCTATTTCATTGCGGCCGCCGAGGTCATTGCCGAACTGCGCAAAGTCAACCTTCCCTATAATATTAATCTGTTTACCGAAGCTGCGGCGCTGCGGCTGCTCGACAGCGAAAAAGAGATGCTGCAGCGCATCGACTATATTCTTCAAGAGCGCGAACGACTTTATCAGGAGCTGTGTCGATTCAAACAATTGCTCGTTTATCCTTCGAAGGCCAATTTTTTGCTGCTCAAACCGCAGACCAATTTAAATCTTTTTCTCGCTCTCAAGGAGCGCGGCGTTCTGGTGCGCGACGTCGGCAGTTAT
- the hisD gene encoding histidinol dehydrogenase, whose product MEIITGEQIAGFLARFESRRSGVADEVERRVTAILTAVKQEGDAALFEFGKRFDGVDYHRFPLQIAVEELEQAHRSTDPQLLAVIREARDNIRRFHERGMPQSWLTWEQDGVVLGQRVLPLERVGIYVPGGRAAYPSSLLMGAVPAQTAGVKEIVVATPCNTQGKTNALILATAFELGIRHVFRIGGAQAIAALAYGTQSVPRVDKIVGPGNIYVATAKKMLYGQCGIDMVAGPSEVLIIADDSADPCFVAADLLAQAEHDPLASAVLVTDSAVLAEQTAAEIDRQCARLSRKAVVNEALRQYGGIILCRSLEECAEISNRLAPEHLGLHVEKPWELLPLIRHAGAIFLGHYSPEAVGDYWAGPNHVLPTNGSARFFSPLRVEDFVKTSSLVAYSAEALRKHGEKIERFALAEGLDAHAAAVRRRLT is encoded by the coding sequence ATGGAGATTATCACCGGAGAGCAGATTGCAGGATTTCTGGCGCGTTTCGAATCTCGGCGCAGCGGCGTCGCCGATGAGGTGGAAAGACGGGTCACGGCGATTCTGACGGCTGTGAAGCAGGAGGGGGATGCGGCGCTTTTCGAATTCGGCAAACGATTCGACGGCGTCGATTATCACCGCTTTCCTTTGCAGATTGCGGTGGAAGAGCTGGAGCAGGCGCATCGCTCGACGGACCCGCAATTATTGGCGGTCATTCGCGAAGCGCGCGACAACATTCGCCGCTTTCACGAGCGCGGCATGCCGCAATCATGGCTGACGTGGGAGCAAGACGGCGTCGTATTGGGACAGCGGGTGTTGCCGCTGGAACGCGTCGGCATCTACGTGCCGGGCGGCCGCGCCGCCTATCCCTCCTCGCTGTTGATGGGCGCGGTACCCGCGCAGACGGCCGGCGTCAAAGAGATCGTTGTCGCTACGCCGTGCAACACACAGGGAAAGACCAACGCCTTGATTTTGGCGACGGCTTTTGAGCTCGGCATCCGTCATGTCTTTCGCATCGGCGGCGCGCAGGCGATTGCGGCGTTGGCGTACGGCACGCAGAGTGTGCCGCGCGTCGACAAGATCGTCGGCCCGGGCAATATTTACGTCGCCACGGCCAAAAAAATGCTCTACGGCCAATGCGGCATCGACATGGTTGCCGGCCCCAGCGAGGTGCTGATCATTGCGGATGATTCGGCGGATCCTTGTTTCGTCGCCGCCGACCTGCTGGCTCAGGCTGAACACGACCCTCTGGCCTCGGCGGTTTTGGTGACCGACTCGGCCGTTCTCGCCGAGCAGACGGCCGCCGAGATCGATCGTCAATGCGCTCGGCTCAGCCGCAAAGCCGTAGTCAATGAAGCGCTGAGACAATACGGCGGCATCATCCTGTGCCGATCGCTGGAGGAATGCGCCGAGATCAGCAACCGCCTGGCGCCGGAGCATTTGGGTCTGCATGTCGAAAAACCATGGGAGCTTTTGCCCTTGATCCGTCATGCCGGAGCGATCTTTCTCGGCCATTATTCGCCCGAAGCGGTCGGCGACTATTGGGCAGGCCCCAATCATGTCCTGCCCACCAACGGCTCGGCGCGCTTTTTTTCGCCTTTGCGAGTCGAAGATTTTGTCAAAACCAGCAGTCTGGTTGCTTATTCTGCGGAGGCGCTGCGAAAGCACGGTGAAAAGATCGAACGCTTTGCCCTTGCCGAGGGCTTGGATGCGCACGCTGCAGCAGTTCGGCGGAGGCTGACGTGA